A region from the Triticum aestivum cultivar Chinese Spring chromosome 3D, IWGSC CS RefSeq v2.1, whole genome shotgun sequence genome encodes:
- the LOC123073757 gene encoding uncharacterized protein — MAMVAPEICYIDLLDEDILAKIFACLPEPTSIAHSTLACKPWCHVITDHGILRQHRPPALCGIFQEVYSPELGKHRMIFSPTNQVESPDLVEKINNVQTNIAKSLPGGPWSIVDSLENLLLLWHVRPINDSGAMEICAIYNPINHDFQELPPVVNSRYIKFFGASMLRDDSATSSDLSFKVVCVVAVLSDHADEWIYQTCVHSGGSDNGGSWSVLPYRASSRMTHIWSISGICVRQATCVGAALFRNIRYLRSTAASYTDSMWVLMLDKRTGGTSLMVTPPNSWMLPDGGAFVDYGRGNDEKLWFVCIDRLLVLRLYSHPKPQESNATQLSEQCCLEGKVEPHPLIMELVVDATGADKQCAHNVCSCHGYVFFSIEKYGYFAVHLRSMRVQRLSGVPGNYRGRLYPFMCCNLNELF, encoded by the coding sequence ATGGCCATGGTTGCACCTGAGATATGTTACATTGACCTCCTTGATGAAGACATCCTTGCTAAAATCTTTGCCTGCCTGCCGGAGCCGACGAGCATCGCCCACTCTACCCTCGCCTGCAAACCGTGGTGTCATGTCATCACTGATCACGGCATCCTTCGCCAACACCGTCCGCCGGCCCTTTGTGGCATTTTCCAAGAGGTCTACTCACCAGAATTAGGCAAGCATCGCATGATTTTTAGTCCCACCAACCAGGTGGAATCACCGGATCTTGTTGAGAAGATCAATAACGTCCAAACCAATATTGCCAAGTCCTTGCCCGGTGGCCCTTGGTCCATCGTAGATTCCTTGGAGAACCTTCTCCTCCTTTGGCATGTACGCCCCATCAACGACTCAGGGGCCATGGAGATATGCGCGATATACAACCCTATCAACCATGACTTTCAGGAACTCCCTCCGGTGGTCAACTCCCGGTACATCAAGTTCTTTGGTGCTTCCATGTTGCGTGATGACTCAGCAACTTCCTCAGATCTGTCTTTCAAAGTGGTGTGCGTGGTGGCAGTGCTTAGTGACCATGCTGATGAGTGGATCTACCAGACGTGTGTACATTCGGGTGGCTCTGACAATGGTGGCAGCTGGAGCGTCCTTCCATATCGGGCCAGCAGCAGGATGACCCACATCTGGTCCATTAGTGGTATTTGTGTTAGACAGGCAACTTGTGTTGGTGCTGCGCTATTCCGTAACATTCGATACCTGCGCAGTACGGCGGCCTCTTACACTGATTCCATGTGggtgttgatgttggacaagcgcACTGGCGGGACTTCCCTGATGGTCACGCCGCCCAATAGCTGGATGCTGCCGGATGGCGGCGCGTTTGTGGATTATGGCAGGGGAAACGACGAAAAGTTGTGGTTCGTGTGCATCGATAGGCTCCTCGTGCTTCGGCTCTACAGCCACCCGAAGCCCCAAGAAAGCAATGCTACTCAACTCAGCGAGCAGTGCTGTCTGGAGGGAAAGGTGGAGCCACATCCGCTCATCATGGAGCTTGTCGTTGATGCAACTGGCGCCGACAAGCAGTGTGCTCACAATGTGTGTTCATGCCATGGGTACGTCTTCTTCAGCATAGAAAAGTACGGGTATTTCGCGGTGCATCTGAGGAGTATGCGTGTGCAGCGGCTGAGCGGCGTCCCTGGGAACTACAGGGGCCGTCTTTATCCCTTCATGTGTTGTAATCTGAATGAATTATTCTGA
- the LOC123076048 gene encoding LRR receptor-like serine/threonine-protein kinase GSO1, with product MRKRSRPSEQRLEGIVDWPHTLNMIPSLRIIDLSWCQLDSANQSLPHLNLTKLEKLDLSWNYFEHSLGSGWFWKATSLKYLDLGQNSLFGQFPDTLGNMTYLQVLNVPQNGNSDMLMTENLKNLCSLEIIDLYGNEINGDIASVFVESLSQCVWKNLQKLDLSYNNFTGTLPNFISDFSRLSILSLSRNNLVGPIPPQLGNLTCLTSLDLSSNHLNGSIPTELGALTTLTSLNISSNDLTGSIPAELGNLRYLTELRLSYNNITAPIPPELRHSTSLTYLDLSSNHLNGSVPTQIGSLINLISLYLWNNSFTGVITEEHFANLTSLKYVDLSFNNLKIVLNSDWRTPFMLEYASFASCQMGPLFPPGLQQLKTNELDISSNALKGEIPDWFWSAFSNATYLDIANNQISGSLPAHMHSMAFEELHLNSNQLTGPIPTLPTKSICKLQQVVYLDMSNNILEGEVPKCFHFYKIEHLILNNNCLSGKIPAFLQNNTVDITKLGQLQYLDLSGNNFSGAIPWHLSNLTFMTTLQEEFRYMVSVEYESMGGTTGIGAGHVGEILPVITKGQQLIYGSTIAYFVGIDLSSNSLTGEIPTDITFLVALINLRLTANDMSGRWTHMIGAMQSLVSLDLSQNKLSGEIPSGMSNLTSLSYLNLSYNSLSGRIPSGRQLDTLNSENPSLMYIGNSGLCGPPVHKNCSGNDPSIHGDLESSKQEFEPLTFYFGLVLGFVVGLWMVFCALLFKKTWRIAYFWLFDEVYNRVYVFEVVKWASFTKNTDIE from the exons ATGAGGAAGCGATCTAGGCCGTCCGAGCAGCG ACTAGAAGGGATAGTTGACTGGCCTCATACCCTGAATATGATTCCATCTCTGAGGATTATTGATCTTTCTTGGTGTCAACTTGATAGTGCAAACCAATCACTTCCACACCTTAATCTCACAAAACTTGAGAAGCTTGACCTCTCCTGGAATTACTTTGAGCACTCACTTGGATCTGGCTGGTTTTGGAAAGCGACAAGCCTCAAGTACCTCGATCTTGGGCAGAACTCACTATTCGGCCAGTTCCCTGACACGCTAGGAAACATGACGTATCTTCAAGTCCTTAATGTTCCCCAGAATGGGAACTCAGACATGCTGATGACAGAAAACCTTAAGAATCTTTGCAGTTTGGAAATCATTGACCTCTATGGTAATGAGATAAATGGAGACATAGCATCCGTGTTTGTGGAGAGTTTGTCGCAATGCGTATGGAAAAACTTGCAGAAGCTGGATTTAAGTTACAACAATTTCACTGGAACTCTGCCAAACTTTATCAGTGATTTCAGCAGGTTGAGCATACTAAGCCTCTCCAGAAACAACCTTGTTGGACCTATACCACCACAGCTTGGGAATTTGACATGTTTGACTTCTTTGGACCTCTCCAGCAATCACCTGAATGGAAGTATACCAACTGAACTCGGTGCTCTTACCACTTTAACCTCTTTGAACATAAGCAGTAACGACCTCACCGGGAGTATACCAGCCGAGCTTGGGAATTTGAGGTATTTGACTGAACTTCGCCTCTCCTATAACAACATCACTGCTCCTATACCACCAGAGCTTAGGCATTCAACTAGCCTAACCTATCTAGACCTCTCGAGCAATCATCTCAATGGAAGTGTACCCACTCAAATAGGTTCTCTTATTAATCTGATTTCTCTGTACCTATGGAACAATAGCTTTACTGGTGTGATCACGGAAGAACACTTTGCAAATCTAACAAGTTTAAAGTATGTAGACTTGTCTTTCAACAATTTGAAGATTGTGCTGAATTCAGATTGGCGCACTCCCTTTATGTTGGAGTATGCATCGTTTGCATCTTGCCAGATGGGTCCTCTGTTTCCACCTGGGCTTCAGCAGCTGAAAACCAATGAACTTGACATTTCAAGCAACGCTCTGAAGGGCGAGATCCCTGATTGGTTTTGGTCCGCATTTTCAAATGCCACATATCTGGACATAGCTAACAACCAAATAAGTGGCAGCTTGCCAGCACATATGCATAGCATGGCTTTTGAAGAACTCCATCTCAATTCGAACCAGCTTACTGGACCAATACCTACGTTACCAACAA AATCTATTTGCAAATTGCAACAAGTAGTGTATCTGGATATGTCGAACAATATTTTGGAGGGTGAAGTTCCTAAATGTTTTCACTTCTACAAAATAGAACATCTTATACTCAACAACAACTGTTTATCAGGAAAAATCCCAGCATTTTTGCAGAATAACA CAGTCGACATAACAAAGCTGGGGCAGCTTCAATACTTGGATCTATCAGGCAACAACTTCTCTGGTGCAATACCTTGGCATCTGTCGAATCTAACATTTATGACAACACTACAAGAGGAATTTAGGTATATGGTTAGTGTTGAATATGAATCCATGGGAGGTACAACCGGAATTGGAGCTGGTCACGTAGGAGAAATATTGCCAGTGATTACCAAAGGGCAGCAACTTATATATGGTAGTACAATTGCATATTTTGTGGGTATTGATTTATCAAGCAACTCCCTGACTGGTGAAATTCCCACAGACATCACTTTCCTTGTTGCACTCATTAATTTGa GGTTAACTGCAAATGATATGTCTGGTCGA TGGACACACATGATTGGCGCTATGCAGTCACTGGTATCTCTTGATCTCTCTCAGAATAAGCTTTCTGGTGAAATCCCATCGGGCATGTCAAATCTGACATCTCTGAGCTACCTAAACCTGTCCTACAACAGTTTGTCTGGAAGGATACCCTCTGGCCGCCAACTTGACACCCTCAATTCGGAGAACCCTTCACTTATGTACATCGGCAACAGTGGACTTTGTGGGCCTCCTGTCCACAAGAATTGTTCAGGAAATGATCCTTCCATCCATGGGGATCTCGAAAGCAGCAAGCAAGAATTTGAGCCACTGACCTTTTATTTTGGGCTTGTGCTGGGATTTGTGGTGGGGCTATGGATGGTGTTTTGTGCACTGCTGTTCAAGAAGACATGGAGAATTGCTTATTTCTGGCTTTTCGACGAGGTGTATAATCGGGTCTATGTATTTGAAGTTGTGAAGTGGGCAAGCTTCACAAAGAACACAGATATAGAATAA
- the LOC123073759 gene encoding putative ripening-related protein 7 codes for MASTTNAAVIFGILVFLQVSCAVSRHPAEGKFELRQNVPAVMTVNGFQEGEGGGGPASCDGQYHSDDEFVVSLSSEWYAGGARCGRTIRIVDTSNIGIDAKVVDECAGCDNEVGASSHIWKNFHLDTSLGQVDIKWSDLDS; via the coding sequence ATGGCGAGCACGACCAATGCCGCGGTGATTTTCGGCATCCTAGTTTTTCTGCAGGTGTCGTGCGCCGTTTCCAGGCACCCCGCGGAAGGTAAGTTCGAGCTTCGACAGAACGTTCCGGCGGTGATGACGGTGAACGGCTTccaggaaggagaggggggcggcgggcCGGCGTCTTGCGACGGCCAGTACCACAGCGACGATGAGTTCGTGGTGTCGCTGTCCTCGGAGTGGTACGCAGGCGGGGCACGGTGCGGCAGGacgatccgcatcgtcgacacttCCAATATCGGCATAGACGCCAAGGTAGTTGATGAGTGCGCCGGCTGCGACAACGAGGTGGGCGCCTCGTCCCATATCTGGAAGAACTTCCATCTTGACACCAGCCTCGGCCAGGTGGACATCAAATGGTCGGACCTGGACTCCTAA